TCTGTAAGCACCGTTATGTAAGGAACGCCCTTCTCTCTGAGAAAACCTACACCTATAGAGGTCTTAGCCATCTGCATGAGAGATAGGATACCTTCTTGCATTCTTGCACCACCAGAAGTGATCACGGATATGAGGGGTAATTCTTCGTTGGAACACAGTTTGCAAGCTCTGTAAAAGCGCTCTCCTACCACAGAACCCATGCTTCCTCCTATGAAGTTAAAGTCCATAACCGCAAGGACCACATTTATGTCCTTTAAATTTCCGCGCACCACCACTATAGCTTCGCTAAGACCTGTATCTTCCTGCGCCTGCTTTAGTCTGTCTTTATAAGGTTTCGTGTCTTTGAAGCGCAGTGGGTCCTTAGGAAGTATGTTCTCAAAGAGCAGTTGCGCATTTTCATCTAAGAGGGATTCTATGCGCTCTTTTGCGCTCATAGGAAAGTGGTAGTTGCATTTGGGACACACCTTTAGGTTTGCAGATAGCTCTGGCATGTAAAGTATGGTCTTGCACTCAGGGCATTTGGTCCACAGGCTTTCCTTTTCTTCCCTTTTTTTCTTGAAAAACCTATCAAGTATTCCCATACAGAACTTAATTTTACCACTTAGCTATGCTATAATGGATAACATGATAGACATAGCTTACGCACAGCAGTCAGCACAAGGAGGACCAGCTGGAGCCTTTTTTGTTCAGCTCATTTTTCTCATAGGTATCTTTGCTATTTTTTACTTTCTTATAATAAGACCACAGCAGAAAGCAAGAAAAAAGCATCAAGAGTTCCTTGCACAGCTAAAGAGAGGTGATAAGGTGATAACAAGTGGAGGCATATGGGGTACTGTAGTAGATATAGGGGAAGATACCATCACCTTAAAAGTGGATGCAAATACCAAAATCACCTTCACCAAGGATGCTATAATCAGCTATCAACCCAAAGCCAAGGAGGAAAAGACAGAAAAAGAGTGATATGAGAGCTCTGATCTCCGTTTACAACAAAGAAGGTATCCTTGAGTTTGCCAAAGCGCTTGATGACCTTGGCTATGAGATCGTATCAACGGGTGGTACCGCCGAACTTCTTTCCCAACATGGACTTAAAGTTATAAAGGTAGAAGAACTCACAGGTTTTCCAGAAATATTGGGTGGAAGGGTAAAAACTCTACATCCAACAATACACGCGGGCATACTTTACAGGGATTGGGTAGAAGGAGATACACTTCAGATTCAGGAGCTTAACATAAAGCCTATAGATGTAGTAGTTGTAAATCTTTACCCCTTTGAAAATAAGCTAAACCAGGACCTGACAGAACAGGAACTCGTGGAGTTTATAGATATAGGTGGACCAACACTTCTTAGAGCCTCCGCTAAAAATTTCTACAGAGTTTTGGTAGTCTGTGATCCTAAGGACTACTCATGGGTAGCGCAGAAACTAAAAAGTGGAAACTTAAGCTTTCAAGACAGAAAGTATTTAGCTTATAAGGCTTTTTCTCTTACCGCTTATTATGATGCATTAATATCAAGAGCCCTTTCATCTTTATTTGAGATAGACCAACTTTCAGAACATTTTGCCCTACCTTTGAGGTTGGCAAATGCCTTAAGGTACGGAGAGAATCCTCATCAAAAGGGATGGCTCTTACTAAATCCCTTAGAAAACCTAGGTATTACTAGATCAAAAGT
The Hydrogenobacter hydrogenophilus DNA segment above includes these coding regions:
- the accD gene encoding acetyl-CoA carboxylase, carboxyltransferase subunit beta, whose product is MGILDRFFKKKREEKESLWTKCPECKTILYMPELSANLKVCPKCNYHFPMSAKERIESLLDENAQLLFENILPKDPLRFKDTKPYKDRLKQAQEDTGLSEAIVVVRGNLKDINVVLAVMDFNFIGGSMGSVVGERFYRACKLCSNEELPLISVITSGGARMQEGILSLMQMAKTSIGVGFLREKGVPYITVLTDPTMGGVSASFAFLGDIIIAEPKSLIGFAGPRVIEQTIKQQLPEGFQRAEFLLEKGMIDMVVHRKELKDTLYKLLSMATYWKRFNLTAL
- the yajC gene encoding preprotein translocase subunit YajC, giving the protein MIDIAYAQQSAQGGPAGAFFVQLIFLIGIFAIFYFLIIRPQQKARKKHQEFLAQLKRGDKVITSGGIWGTVVDIGEDTITLKVDANTKITFTKDAIISYQPKAKEEKTEKE